The Mycolicibacterium smegmatis genome has a window encoding:
- a CDS encoding aldo/keto reductase yields the protein MTATVHRDTFEIAGKTVSRLGFGTMRFTGRGIWGEPADRAECIAVMRRAVELGVQFIDTANSYGPYVAEEIIREALYPYADDIVIATKAGLTRNGPDVIDTAEGPKRLGPAAWPPVGRPEYLRQEALMSLRRLGLDQIDLFQLHRIDPKVPLADQVGELKALQDEGKIVAIGLSQVTPEQLAEAHQIAEIVTVQNRFNVIDRSSQAVLDICERDGLGFIPWAPVAQGGLGQAGDVLAEIARAHGCSVEQVAIAWLLRVSPVMLPIPGTSQRKHLEENLAAARVQLSADEVARLSRSGTAGI from the coding sequence ATGACCGCCACTGTGCATCGCGACACCTTCGAGATCGCCGGAAAGACCGTGTCACGCCTCGGTTTCGGCACAATGCGTTTCACCGGACGCGGAATCTGGGGTGAACCCGCCGACCGGGCCGAGTGCATCGCGGTCATGCGGCGCGCCGTGGAACTCGGCGTGCAGTTCATCGACACCGCGAACTCCTACGGGCCGTACGTCGCCGAGGAGATCATCAGGGAGGCGCTGTACCCGTATGCCGACGACATCGTCATCGCGACCAAGGCGGGTCTGACCCGCAACGGTCCCGACGTGATCGACACCGCAGAGGGCCCAAAGCGCCTCGGCCCCGCGGCATGGCCGCCCGTGGGGCGTCCCGAGTACCTGCGGCAAGAGGCTCTGATGAGCCTGCGCCGGCTCGGGCTCGATCAGATCGACCTGTTCCAACTGCACCGCATCGACCCCAAGGTGCCGCTGGCCGACCAGGTCGGTGAACTCAAGGCACTTCAGGACGAGGGCAAGATCGTCGCGATCGGGTTGTCACAGGTCACCCCGGAACAGCTCGCCGAGGCGCATCAGATCGCCGAGATCGTCACGGTGCAAAACCGATTCAACGTCATCGACCGCAGTTCCCAGGCGGTGCTGGACATCTGCGAACGCGACGGCCTCGGGTTCATCCCCTGGGCCCCGGTCGCACAGGGTGGTCTGGGACAGGCCGGTGACGTCCTCGCCGAGATCGCCCGCGCACACGGATGTTCCGTGGAGCAGGTGGCGATCGCGTGGTTGCTGCGGGTGTCGCCGGTGATGCTGCCGATCCCCGGCACGTCCCAACGCAAGCATCTGGAGGAGAACCTGGCCGCTGCCCGTGTTCAGCTGAGTGCGGACGAGGTGGCCCGGCTGTCGCGATCGGGCACCGCGGGTATCTGA
- a CDS encoding helix-turn-helix transcriptional regulator: MAHRRNGRPNGRLNGRPDGRPSELGAFLRARRDAVTPEDAGLAAGADRRVRGLRREEVALLAGVSTDYYRRLEQGREEHPSVQVLNALARALRMDAPATAYLIGLVHPAPHAKIREPNRTVSAGMHLILEQGLHVPALIVDPGLNILAMNPYATVLYDGFGQTDNLAHMVFLDPAGRDFYVDWDEVATQVVGNLRAGLTTFPDDRRITDVVDEISGCSAVFASLWDTYTVRPRTSEDKTFRHPELGVLHLHYESMEVADAPDQRLFVYCPYQDSTQIPAVPDRDSRATSSALS; this comes from the coding sequence ATGGCTCATCGACGCAACGGTCGACCCAACGGGCGGCTCAACGGGCGACCCGATGGGCGCCCCAGCGAGTTGGGCGCTTTCCTGCGGGCGCGTCGTGACGCGGTGACGCCCGAGGACGCCGGCCTGGCGGCCGGCGCGGATCGCCGGGTGCGTGGACTGCGGCGCGAGGAGGTCGCGCTGCTCGCCGGGGTGAGCACCGACTACTACCGCAGACTCGAGCAGGGACGCGAGGAACATCCGTCGGTTCAGGTGCTCAACGCGCTCGCGCGGGCACTGCGCATGGACGCCCCGGCCACGGCTTATCTCATCGGGTTGGTGCACCCCGCGCCGCACGCGAAGATCAGGGAGCCCAACCGGACGGTCTCGGCGGGGATGCACCTGATCCTGGAGCAGGGCCTGCACGTGCCTGCGCTGATCGTCGATCCCGGCCTGAACATCCTGGCCATGAATCCCTATGCGACCGTGCTGTACGACGGGTTCGGGCAGACCGACAACCTCGCGCACATGGTCTTCCTCGACCCGGCGGGCCGGGACTTCTACGTCGACTGGGACGAGGTGGCGACCCAGGTGGTCGGGAACCTCCGCGCGGGCCTGACCACGTTTCCCGACGACCGGCGTATCACCGACGTGGTCGACGAGATCTCGGGTTGCAGCGCGGTGTTCGCGTCGCTGTGGGACACCTACACCGTGCGGCCACGCACCAGCGAGGACAAGACCTTCCGGCATCCCGAACTCGGTGTGCTGCACCTGCACTACGAGTCGATGGAAGTCGCCGACGCGCCGGACCAGCGATTGTTCGTCTACTGCCCGTACCAGGACAGCACTCAGATACCCGCGGTGCCCGATCGCGACAGCCGGGCCACCTCGTCCGCACTCAGCTGA
- a CDS encoding NtaA/DmoA family FMN-dependent monooxygenase (This protein belongs to a clade of FMN-dependent monooxygenases, within a broader family of flavin-dependent oxidoreductases, the luciferase-like monooxygenase (LMM) family, some of whose members use coenzyme F420 rather than FMN.), with translation MKDKKFHLGWFMNFTSDLWTGPFEQAGGAPWDGQFYVEMAKNLERACFDFIMMEDKLAVSEAYGGTKETVLKHAFGMVPKHDPAPLATLISASTQHLGVVATLSTLGYPPFLLARLCSTIDHISHGRFGWNIVTSAENAAAQNFGLDELPPREDRYAMADEYMDLVYQLWDSWEPDAVVIDRERGVHTDFTKVHEINFHGKYYKCRGPLNTAPSPQGRPTFLQAGGSPRGRDFAAKHSDAIITLADGVDGMKAYREDIRGRAAAQGRNPDEIKVMYLVIPTLGETTEEAVARRDRLTTSQAFAEQTLSLLSSITDIDFSQFDLDSTLPHLTTNGEQGSLDKFQQSGSGKTLRELIYDSADFCSSYPLCGTPSSVADEMEWLMDEVGGDGFLITLHNQGVSRRHVIEVTDGLIPELQRRGVVRTEYTQNTLRETLREF, from the coding sequence GTGAAAGACAAGAAGTTTCACCTCGGCTGGTTCATGAACTTCACCTCGGACCTGTGGACCGGGCCGTTCGAACAGGCCGGCGGTGCGCCGTGGGACGGGCAGTTCTACGTCGAGATGGCCAAGAACCTCGAACGCGCCTGCTTCGACTTCATCATGATGGAGGACAAGCTCGCGGTGTCCGAGGCCTACGGCGGCACCAAAGAGACTGTGCTCAAACACGCATTCGGCATGGTGCCCAAACACGACCCGGCACCGCTGGCGACGTTGATCAGTGCCTCGACGCAGCATCTCGGTGTCGTCGCCACGTTGTCGACGCTGGGGTATCCGCCGTTCCTGCTGGCGCGTCTGTGCTCGACCATCGACCACATCTCACACGGCCGGTTCGGCTGGAACATCGTCACCAGCGCCGAGAACGCGGCCGCGCAGAACTTCGGCCTCGACGAGTTGCCGCCGCGCGAAGACCGCTACGCGATGGCCGACGAGTACATGGATCTCGTGTACCAGCTGTGGGATTCGTGGGAGCCCGACGCCGTCGTCATCGACCGCGAACGCGGCGTGCACACCGATTTCACGAAGGTGCACGAGATCAACTTCCACGGCAAGTACTACAAGTGCCGGGGCCCGCTCAACACCGCGCCGTCCCCACAGGGACGCCCGACGTTCCTGCAGGCGGGCGGGTCACCGCGAGGCCGTGACTTCGCGGCCAAGCACTCCGACGCGATCATCACCCTGGCCGACGGCGTCGACGGCATGAAGGCCTACCGCGAGGACATCCGCGGCAGGGCCGCGGCGCAGGGCCGCAACCCCGACGAGATCAAGGTCATGTACCTGGTGATCCCGACGCTCGGTGAGACCACCGAGGAGGCCGTGGCACGGCGCGACCGCTTGACCACGTCGCAGGCGTTCGCCGAGCAGACCCTGTCGCTGCTCTCCTCGATCACCGACATCGACTTCTCGCAGTTCGACCTCGACTCGACGCTGCCGCACCTGACCACCAACGGTGAGCAGGGCTCACTCGACAAGTTCCAGCAGTCCGGATCCGGCAAGACCCTGCGCGAGTTGATCTACGATTCGGCGGATTTCTGCTCGTCGTACCCGCTGTGCGGCACCCCGTCGTCGGTCGCCGACGAGATGGAGTGGCTGATGGACGAGGTGGGTGGCGACGGCTTCCTGATCACGCTGCACAACCAGGGCGTGAGCCGCAGGCACGTCATCGAGGTCACCGACGGCCTGATCCCGGAACTGCAGCGGCGCGGCGTGGTGCGCACCGAGTACACCCAGAACACCCTGCGCGAGACGCTGCGGGAGTTCTGA
- a CDS encoding TetR/AcrR family transcriptional regulator, with product MPATTDTADEILRCARTLIIIGGYNGFSYADIAAVIGIRKASIHHHFPTKVDLVRTLLQNYRAEVEAGIAEFERRYPNPVDQLRAYVGYWESCVGDPTTSFCVCALLATQIPVLPQELVLELRAHFRALSAWLTSALERGARMGAVALTTTAHAEAETFMATMHGAMLSARAYGDPAIFREITTPLVGRLAA from the coding sequence ATGCCCGCGACGACCGACACCGCCGACGAGATCCTTCGCTGCGCACGCACACTGATCATCATCGGCGGGTACAACGGCTTCAGCTATGCCGACATCGCCGCCGTCATCGGCATCCGCAAGGCGAGCATCCACCACCACTTCCCCACCAAGGTCGATCTGGTCCGCACGCTTCTGCAGAACTACCGCGCCGAGGTCGAGGCCGGTATCGCCGAGTTCGAACGCCGATATCCGAACCCCGTCGACCAGCTGCGCGCCTACGTCGGCTACTGGGAGTCCTGCGTAGGCGATCCCACCACGAGCTTCTGTGTATGCGCGCTGCTCGCGACGCAGATACCGGTCCTGCCGCAGGAACTCGTGCTGGAGTTGCGCGCACACTTCCGTGCGCTGTCGGCGTGGTTGACCTCGGCGCTCGAACGCGGCGCCAGGATGGGTGCCGTGGCCCTGACCACCACCGCTCACGCCGAGGCCGAGACATTCATGGCAACCATGCACGGTGCGATGCTCTCGGCACGCGCCTACGGCGACCCCGCGATCTTCCGCGAGATCACCACGCCCCTCGTCGGTCGCCTCGCCGCCTGA
- a CDS encoding APC family permease, which yields MDDIATRTTADTPTAAGPMRREFSMWSAAMLGFVFVSPIVAMYMVFGLGLAAAGPGFWWALVVVLIGQVLIGVTFGVLASRWPMAGGVYQWSRRLLGSAYGWFAGWAYMWTLLVTLTAVSYGGALFAAAAFDLDAENQKLMTFVGMVILAGAVLINVLGRVAVRIVGFLCLVAEVTGSVGIAIWLLCFHKVNSVSSLGSAVSWPPDTAFMATPFVLAVMFAGWSFLGFESASTLAEEVGQPKRDIPKAIVGSLIGVGLVVLFTCFAFLMAMPESAVNDADPVAATLTAYLPAPVFKAVMILFVIAYFATVVAISSAVSRIVWSYGRNGELPGSRHLSRLHPRINTPTTATVVTGAIGIALYLPFQSEQIYTLLVTFVTAGFFMSFGFPIVGLAISKLRGTWDPTEPTFLGRAGHVAGWLALVWVIVETVNVLWPRTGDPWVDWAPFIVTAALFVIGLVIRARLGLKETSQQTPEPANA from the coding sequence GTGGACGACATCGCGACCCGCACCACTGCGGATACGCCCACCGCCGCCGGACCGATGCGACGTGAGTTCAGCATGTGGTCGGCAGCCATGCTGGGGTTCGTCTTCGTCTCGCCGATCGTGGCCATGTACATGGTCTTCGGGCTCGGACTGGCGGCGGCCGGACCCGGATTCTGGTGGGCCCTGGTGGTCGTGCTGATCGGGCAGGTGCTCATCGGTGTGACGTTCGGTGTGCTGGCCTCGAGGTGGCCCATGGCCGGCGGGGTCTACCAGTGGTCGCGGCGTCTGCTCGGGTCGGCCTACGGGTGGTTCGCCGGATGGGCCTACATGTGGACACTGCTGGTCACCCTGACGGCGGTCTCCTACGGTGGCGCGCTGTTCGCGGCCGCCGCGTTCGATCTCGACGCGGAAAACCAGAAACTCATGACGTTCGTGGGGATGGTCATCCTCGCCGGTGCGGTGCTGATCAACGTGCTGGGCCGGGTGGCCGTGCGCATCGTGGGCTTTCTGTGCCTGGTCGCCGAGGTCACCGGATCGGTGGGCATCGCCATCTGGCTGCTGTGCTTCCACAAGGTCAACAGCGTCTCCTCGCTCGGCAGCGCCGTGAGCTGGCCGCCCGACACCGCCTTCATGGCAACGCCTTTCGTGCTCGCGGTGATGTTCGCCGGATGGTCGTTCCTCGGCTTCGAGAGCGCCAGCACGCTGGCCGAAGAGGTCGGTCAGCCCAAGCGCGACATCCCCAAGGCGATCGTCGGATCCCTCATCGGTGTCGGACTCGTCGTGCTGTTCACGTGCTTCGCTTTCCTGATGGCCATGCCCGAAAGTGCCGTCAACGACGCCGATCCCGTCGCGGCGACGCTCACCGCGTACCTCCCGGCGCCGGTTTTCAAGGCCGTCATGATCCTGTTCGTCATCGCGTACTTCGCCACGGTGGTCGCGATCAGTTCGGCGGTGTCGCGCATCGTGTGGTCCTACGGACGCAACGGTGAACTGCCGGGCAGCCGGCACCTGAGCCGGCTGCACCCGCGCATCAACACCCCGACCACCGCCACCGTGGTCACCGGCGCCATCGGCATCGCGCTGTACCTGCCGTTCCAGAGCGAGCAGATCTATACGCTGCTGGTCACATTCGTCACCGCAGGCTTCTTCATGTCGTTCGGGTTCCCCATCGTGGGGTTGGCGATCAGCAAGCTCCGGGGCACCTGGGACCCCACCGAACCGACCTTCCTGGGCCGTGCCGGACACGTCGCGGGGTGGCTCGCGCTGGTGTGGGTGATCGTGGAGACCGTCAACGTCCTGTGGCCCCGCACGGGCGACCCGTGGGTCGACTGGGCGCCGTTCATCGTCACTGCGGCACTGTTCGTCATCGGCCTCGTCATCCGGGCCCGCCTCGGGCTCAAGGAAACCTCACAGCAAACCCCAGAGCCCGCGAACGCCTGA
- a CDS encoding nitrilase-related carbon-nitrogen hydrolase encodes MTDLRTVDVAVVQEPAVAGDVAANVRRAVAALAKHPGADLVVFPELFLCGYRLDVVADAAIEMIPEPGPVADLCAAAAAHDTAVVTGFAERSGDLVYNSLLCIDRTGAVAGVYRKTHLFGAECEAFATGDRLEVIEVDGLRVGPMICFDVEFPEIARTLALSGVDLFVVSSANMFPYHHDHRVACLSRALENRTPLVYSNLIGAEAGLTFVGGSRVVDAGGELLVECGGEVSVARCRVTPATATSTEDDVDYLRHRRPELYRLK; translated from the coding sequence GTGACTGACTTGCGCACCGTCGATGTGGCGGTGGTCCAGGAACCCGCGGTGGCCGGCGACGTCGCCGCCAACGTACGCCGTGCGGTGGCGGCGCTCGCCAAGCACCCGGGCGCGGACCTCGTCGTGTTCCCCGAGTTGTTCCTGTGCGGATACCGACTCGACGTCGTGGCCGACGCCGCGATCGAAATGATCCCCGAGCCGGGGCCGGTGGCCGACCTGTGCGCGGCCGCCGCCGCGCACGACACCGCGGTGGTCACCGGATTTGCCGAGCGCTCAGGCGATCTGGTGTACAACTCGCTGCTGTGCATCGACCGCACCGGTGCGGTGGCAGGGGTGTATCGCAAGACGCACCTGTTCGGTGCGGAATGTGAGGCCTTCGCGACCGGGGACCGCCTCGAGGTCATCGAGGTGGACGGGCTGCGGGTCGGGCCGATGATCTGCTTCGACGTCGAATTCCCGGAGATCGCACGCACATTGGCGCTCTCGGGGGTCGACCTGTTCGTCGTCTCGTCGGCCAACATGTTCCCGTATCACCACGACCACCGTGTCGCGTGCCTGTCGCGGGCGTTGGAGAACCGCACTCCGCTGGTCTACTCCAACCTCATCGGGGCCGAGGCCGGGCTGACGTTCGTCGGCGGTTCGAGGGTGGTCGACGCAGGCGGGGAGCTGCTCGTCGAATGCGGCGGCGAGGTGTCGGTGGCGCGGTGCCGGGTGACACCGGCCACCGCCACTTCCACCGAAGACGACGTCGACTACCTGCGCCACCGGCGTCCGGAGTTGTATCGCCTGAAGTGA
- a CDS encoding APC family permease, whose protein sequence is MTAEATAHEHTGDTADSKLARKITGPLLFLFILGDVLGAGVYALMGVLAGKVGGALWAPLLAALMLALLTAGSYAELVTKYPKAGGAAVFAERAFKQPLVSFLVGFSMLAAGVTSAAGLSLAFAGDYLATFIDVPAVPAAIVFLALVGALNARGISESVKSNVVMTVIELSGLLIVIIAGAVMVGGGRGDLGRLGEFPESTAPAVAILAGAIIAYYSFVGFETSANVAEEIRNPSKVYPAALFGSLITAGVVYVLVGMASAAVLAPDELAASSGPLLEVVSESGLGVPDWVFSAIALIAVANGALLTMIMASRLAFGMAEHRLLPSVLSRVLTKRRTPWVAIVATTAVAMVLTAIGELSTLAETVVLLLLFVFTATNIAVLVLRRDTVEHDHFRVWTAVPVLGVASCVLLMTQQTAKVWMFAGILMAVGVVLYFVARAATNRTADETV, encoded by the coding sequence ATGACGGCAGAGGCGACAGCACACGAGCACACCGGGGACACGGCAGACAGCAAGCTCGCCCGCAAGATCACCGGGCCGCTGCTGTTCCTGTTCATTCTCGGCGACGTGCTGGGGGCAGGCGTGTATGCGCTGATGGGCGTGCTGGCGGGCAAAGTCGGCGGCGCACTGTGGGCACCACTGCTCGCCGCGCTGATGTTGGCCCTGCTCACCGCGGGGTCCTACGCCGAGCTCGTCACCAAGTACCCGAAGGCCGGGGGTGCCGCGGTCTTCGCCGAGCGGGCCTTCAAGCAGCCCCTGGTGTCGTTCCTGGTCGGCTTCAGCATGCTGGCGGCGGGCGTGACCAGCGCGGCCGGTCTGTCGCTGGCGTTCGCCGGTGACTATCTCGCGACGTTCATCGACGTGCCCGCGGTGCCCGCCGCGATCGTGTTCCTCGCGCTCGTCGGGGCGCTCAACGCCCGCGGCATCAGCGAGTCGGTCAAGAGCAACGTCGTGATGACGGTCATCGAACTCAGCGGCCTGCTGATCGTGATCATCGCGGGTGCGGTGATGGTCGGTGGCGGACGCGGCGATCTCGGCAGGCTCGGCGAGTTCCCGGAGAGCACGGCTCCTGCGGTGGCGATCCTGGCAGGCGCGATCATCGCGTACTACTCGTTCGTCGGGTTCGAGACGTCGGCCAACGTGGCCGAGGAGATCCGCAACCCCAGCAAGGTGTATCCGGCGGCGTTGTTCGGGTCGCTCATCACCGCCGGCGTCGTGTACGTGCTCGTCGGCATGGCGAGTGCCGCGGTGCTCGCACCCGACGAGCTGGCCGCCTCCTCGGGGCCCCTGCTCGAGGTGGTGTCCGAGTCGGGCCTGGGAGTGCCCGACTGGGTGTTCAGCGCGATCGCGCTCATCGCCGTCGCCAACGGCGCCCTGCTGACGATGATCATGGCGAGCCGGCTGGCCTTCGGGATGGCCGAACATCGTCTGCTGCCAAGCGTTCTCAGCCGCGTGCTGACCAAGCGGCGCACGCCGTGGGTCGCGATCGTCGCGACCACCGCGGTGGCCATGGTGCTCACCGCGATCGGCGAGTTGTCGACGCTGGCCGAGACCGTGGTGCTGCTTCTGCTGTTCGTGTTCACGGCTACCAACATCGCGGTCCTCGTGCTGCGCCGAGACACCGTGGAGCACGATCATTTCCGGGTGTGGACGGCGGTCCCGGTGCTCGGCGTCGCGTCATGTGTGCTGCTGATGACGCAGCAGACGGCCAAGGTGTGGATGTTCGCGGGAATCCTCATGGCCGTCGGTGTGGTGCTCTACTTCGTCGCGCGCGCCGCGACCAACCGTACAGCGGACGAAACCGTCTGA
- a CDS encoding MSMEG_6728 family protein: protein MQTFLPCPDFADTARVLDPRRLGKQRAETIQVLRALTVPGYGWRHHPAAAMWAGYEEALVRYGLVVCEEWIARGHQDASTATLLAHLQTGTGLATVRDQEALARTHDLPPWLGDKAFHLSHQSSLLRKDPVHYGPYFPGVPDDLPYVWPRSDRERRVPITSV from the coding sequence GTGCAGACTTTCCTTCCCTGTCCGGATTTCGCCGATACCGCGCGCGTGCTCGATCCACGACGGCTGGGCAAGCAGCGCGCCGAGACCATCCAGGTGTTGCGTGCGCTCACCGTGCCCGGGTACGGGTGGCGGCATCACCCGGCCGCGGCGATGTGGGCGGGTTACGAGGAGGCCCTGGTGCGCTACGGCCTTGTGGTCTGCGAGGAATGGATCGCCCGCGGTCATCAGGACGCCAGCACCGCGACGCTTCTCGCCCACCTGCAGACCGGAACGGGTCTGGCCACCGTGCGTGACCAGGAAGCGCTGGCGCGCACTCACGATCTGCCACCGTGGCTCGGGGACAAGGCGTTTCACCTCAGCCACCAATCCTCGCTGCTGCGCAAGGATCCGGTGCACTACGGCCCCTACTTTCCCGGTGTCCCCGATGACCTGCCGTACGTGTGGCCCAGATCGGACCGCGAACGGCGCGTGCCGATCACCAGCGTTTGA
- a CDS encoding DUF308 domain-containing protein, which produces MASHTTQHPRPSTAVTDDQWLQTYYLLRAAVAGVWVAAAFIVGTQVSTVAAVLLLIYPAWDAVANYIDAQRTGGLTQNPTQSLNVAVSLLTTVAVAIGLAMSMNAVLGVFGVWASLSGIFQLATGVRRWKGHGAQWAMILSGAQSALVGVTFLKQANAPEVPGIADIAPYAAFGALYFLISAVWLLVAEARRRLPA; this is translated from the coding sequence ATGGCCAGTCACACCACTCAGCACCCCCGCCCGAGTACAGCCGTCACCGACGACCAGTGGCTGCAGACCTACTACCTGTTGCGCGCCGCCGTCGCCGGGGTCTGGGTGGCCGCCGCGTTCATCGTCGGCACCCAGGTGTCCACGGTCGCCGCGGTGCTGCTGCTCATCTACCCGGCGTGGGACGCGGTCGCGAACTACATCGACGCGCAACGCACCGGCGGCCTGACCCAGAACCCCACGCAGTCGCTCAACGTGGCGGTCAGCCTGCTCACCACCGTGGCCGTCGCGATCGGCCTCGCGATGAGCATGAACGCCGTGCTCGGCGTTTTCGGCGTGTGGGCATCCCTGTCCGGGATCTTCCAGCTCGCGACCGGTGTGCGCCGCTGGAAGGGCCATGGCGCACAGTGGGCGATGATCCTCAGCGGTGCGCAGTCCGCACTTGTCGGCGTGACATTCCTCAAGCAGGCGAACGCACCCGAGGTCCCCGGCATCGCCGACATCGCGCCCTACGCCGCGTTCGGTGCGCTCTACTTCCTCATCTCGGCCGTGTGGCTGCTGGTCGCCGAGGCGCGCCGCCGGCTGCCGGCCTGA